A single genomic interval of Penaeus vannamei isolate JL-2024 chromosome 21, ASM4276789v1, whole genome shotgun sequence harbors:
- the LOC113827893 gene encoding uncharacterized protein, whose amino-acid sequence MAPWQTLPLAMAAFWTISAATTLDTLLGVDLGASAAVEGWAGGGGGVAGGGGTNGTGVGRSRVKRQLIDFPDDAVMEFIFKLVVPYWTYGSAKTSGDYRFELTYELPNQLLRRRRKRSLVDERASVYALLGDSLSKAGLDGEACMLRAVCEVGESPLEEYGMFGEFLNLIFTPGFGADGNHHDFIEAEDYGRSYGNCWSAFPDCPMSMREMLHEFFLNNADIPTKK is encoded by the exons ATGGCGCCCTGGCAGACCCTCCCACTCGCAATGGCGGCTTTCTGGACGATCTCCGCGGCCACGACCTTAGACACGCTGCTGGGGGTCGACCTTGGCGCCTCTGCAGCTGTTGAAGGATGggcgggaggcggaggaggcgtagcaggaggaggaggcaccaACGGCACCGGCGTCGGGAGATCGCGAGTCAAGAGACAGCTGATTGACTTCCCGGACGACGCTGTGATGGAGTTCATCTTCAAGCTGGTGGTTCCCTACTGGACTTACGGGTCGGCGA agaCCTCCGGAGACTACCGCTTCGAGCTGACGTACGAACTGCCCAACCAGCTCCTCCGCCGCCGACGCAAGCGCAGTCTGGTGGACGAGAGGGCGTCTGTCTACGCTCTGCTGGGGGACTCGCTCTCCAA AGCGGGATTGGACGGCGAAGCGTGTATGTTGAGGGCGGTGTGTGAGGTAGGGGAATCCCCCTTGGAAGAATATGGAATGTTCGGGGAATTCCTTAACCTTATATTCAC GCCTGGTTTCGGAGCGGACGGCAACCACCACGACTTCATCGAGGCGGAAGACTACGGCAGGAGCTACGGGAACTGCTGGTCTGCCTTTCCTGACTGCCCAATGTCGATGAGGGAGATGCTTCACGAATTCTTCCTAAATAACGCAGATATCCCTACGAAAAAATag